The sequence CGATCCGGTCGCCGAGCGACCCCATCGTGATCAGGAAGCCGGCGATGAGGAAGCCGTAGATGTCCGTGATCCAGAGCAGTTCCGAACTGCTCGGCTTGAACGCTTCACTGAGCGCCGGCACCGCCAGATGCAGCACCGTGAGGTCCATCGCCACCAACAGCGTCGGCAGGGCCAGGGCAGCAAGACCCCACCACTCTCGCCGCCCCGCCCGCTGCGGTTCCTGAGCATCCATGGCATTCCTTTCACTTTTCAACTCAAGTCGTGGCTTACCGGGCGCCGGGCGGCTCAGGAGGTGGACTGCCATGGCATCTCAGAAGCCCTGCGGAGCACACTGTCGTCACGGAGCACGCCCGGACCCTTGGCGTACTGGGTCTCAGCTCCGGTCACTCGGGTGAGCCGGCCGGCTCACGATGAGCAGGTGGCGGAAACGGCGGGACGGTCAGGTGCCGTAGGGATGGTCGGCTCTCGCGGTCCGCAGAACACCGGACCACCATGCCAGCTGGTCGAGCAACGTCTTCGCCGCGGCATTGCAGCCCCGCGGGTCGGTCGGCGCGCCGGATCCGTCAAACCGCTCCCCCGCACCGTGGAAGCTGACGGTGTCTCGGATCGGGACCGCATGCACCTCACTTAGGACCGGCCGCAGGTGCTCGACCGAGCGCAGACCGCCGGCGAGCCCGCCGTACGACACGAAGCCGACCGGCTTGGCCTGCCACTCCTTCCGGTACCAGTCGACCACGTTCTTGAGCGAGGCGGGGTAGCTGTGGTTGTACTCCGGCGTCACGAAGACGAACCCGTCCGCCGCCGCGAGCCGGGGGGTGAGCGCACGAACCGCCACAGGCTCCTCATTCGCGTTGAAGTCCGGCAACTCGTACGGCAGGTTCGCCTCCACGAGGTCGATGAGGTCGAGTTCCATGTCGTCACGCTGCCGCACCTGCGCGGCGAACCAGTTGGCCACCACGGGCCCGAAGCGGCCTTTACGGGTGCTACCAACAAGGATGACGATCTTCAGTGGTTCCACGGACATCGTGCATGGTCCTTCCATCACCAGGGCAGCGAGCAGGCTCTCCGGTCTCCGCGGCGAGCAGCCGGCCACGGCGGACGGCAGTGATCCGGCGCGCTGCCCCAAACCGCTGCTACGCCCTCACGGTCGGCCCTGAACCAAGGTTCAAGTCAAGTACCGTGCACCCATGACCGACGTTGCCGTCAACGGGCTCACAGTGGGTGAACTGGCTGAGCGCAGTGGCGTACCCCCATCGGCGCTGCGCTTCTACGAGCGCCAGGGTCTGATCCGTAGTCGCCGCACGTCTGGCAACCAACGGCGATACAGCCGAGACGCGCTGCGCCGCATCGCGTTCATCAAGGCGTCCCAGCGCATCGGCATCCCACTGGCCATGATCCGTGACGTCCTGGCACTGCTACCGGAGAAGCGAACACCTACCGTGGAGGACTGGCAGCGGGTCAGCGACTGCTGGCGTGCCGACCTCGACGCCCGGATGACGCTGATGGCGCAGCTTCGCGACGAACTGCTCGACTGCATCGGATGTGGTTGCCTGTCCCTGGAGCGGTGCGCTCTCGCCAACCCGAACGACGCGCTCGGTAGGGACGGGCCGGGAGCACGTCGACTCCGCAGGACGGCCGATCGTCAGCGGGATGTCACGAACTCCGGGATCGAGAGCACCAGGTAGGTGACGAGGCCGGCGGCGTTTCGCGTTCGGTGAGCAGGGTCAGCAGCGACAGCAGGGTCACGGCCGCTGGCTCAGGTCGCGCCAGGACGTGGTGACAGTGAGCTGCTTCCCAGTCCGATCGGGGCACGCCGGGAAGCCGCTCCCCTGCGAACAGCTCCGCGTCGAGTTAGCCGAGCAGCAGCGCTCCTAGCTGACCAGGGGACGGACGTCCCAGAGCCAGACGTCGTCCACCCGCTGCGGTGTGCCGAGCAGCGAGGTCATCAGGTCGCGCAGCACCGCCTCCCGGGGGTGGGCACCGAGCACCACCACCGAGGCCTGCCAGTACCGCAGGTCCTCGATCACCTGCCGCCGCTCGGCATCGGTGATGTCCGGAGTGGCGTTCTGGCCCATCGTCGAGTAGATGAGTCGGGTCGTCGGCCGGTTCTCCGCCCCGAAGATCCCCTCACCCTGCTCGTTGGGGCCGATGAAGTACCCGCCGGGAACGGGGAACGCGTGCTGCGTCAGCGCACTCCACCGCAGCGTGGACAGGCCGTGCACGTTGCTCGGGATCGGCACCGGGACCAGGGTGCGCCCCTCGGGCACGTACGGCCGCCAGCCACCGGCGGTGATGAACTGCGGTGGGGGTGCCACCGCCTCCACCGGCAGCGGTCGGGGGATCAGCGGCAGCAGGGCCAACGTGATGGCCGCGTAGCCAACCGGGCGTCGCCACCGCCGCGGAAACCGGGGTGGGCGGCCGGAACGCTGCGCCGGCACCGGTGGCCGGCCGGTCCCGG comes from Salinispora tropica CNB-440 and encodes:
- the soxR gene encoding redox-sensitive transcriptional activator SoxR, yielding MTDVAVNGLTVGELAERSGVPPSALRFYERQGLIRSRRTSGNQRRYSRDALRRIAFIKASQRIGIPLAMIRDVLALLPEKRTPTVEDWQRVSDCWRADLDARMTLMAQLRDELLDCIGCGCLSLERCALANPNDALGRDGPGARRLRRTADRQRDVTNSGIESTR
- a CDS encoding NADPH-dependent FMN reductase; translation: MSVEPLKIVILVGSTRKGRFGPVVANWFAAQVRQRDDMELDLIDLVEANLPYELPDFNANEEPVAVRALTPRLAAADGFVFVTPEYNHSYPASLKNVVDWYRKEWQAKPVGFVSYGGLAGGLRSVEHLRPVLSEVHAVPIRDTVSFHGAGERFDGSGAPTDPRGCNAAAKTLLDQLAWWSGVLRTARADHPYGT